Proteins found in one Micropterus dolomieu isolate WLL.071019.BEF.003 ecotype Adirondacks linkage group LG12, ASM2129224v1, whole genome shotgun sequence genomic segment:
- the LOC123980936 gene encoding programmed cell death 1 ligand 1-like isoform X2 produces the protein MEKFVVLLVLLSPAASDVVRVKPGDDVILPCQAGEASIIAVEWSRPELEPDYVLFYRDGRSVKTHQHPSFKDRVQLVDRELKDGNVSLILKNVSSNDTGTYECRVAAGGPRRQRANIETEPIRIIQLEVSGSNSRDVEEGNYGLYYRLVAAFVLVCLAAVGLAVGWKCKRH, from the exons atGGAGAAGTTTGTGGTCCTGCTGGTCCTTCTGTCTCCAGCAGCTTCTG atgTGGTACGAGTGAAACCTGGAGATGATGTCATTCTGCCATGTCAGGCTGGTGAAGCCTCCATCATAGCTGTAGAGTGGAGCAGACCTGAGCTGGAGCCAGACTACGTCCTCTTTTACAGAGATGGACGTTCAGTTAAAACCCACCAGCATCCATCCTTTAAGGACCGGGTGCAGCTGGTGGACAGAGAGCTGAAGGACGGAAACGTGTCTTTAATTCTGAAGAACGTGAGCAGCAACGACACTGGAACTTACGAGTGTCGAGTTGCAGCAGGTGGTCCAAGACGTCAGAGAGCCAACATTGAGACTGAGCCAATCAGAATCATCCAGCTGGAGGTTTCAG GGTCCAACAGCAGAGACGTCGAGGAGGGAAACTACGGCCTTTACTACAGACTGGTAGCAGCTTTTGTTCTGGTTTGTTTAGCTGCTGTTGGATTGGCTGTTGGTTGGAAATGTAAAAGACATTAG
- the LOC123980935 gene encoding programmed cell death 1 ligand 1-like, producing MDKFVFLLTLLSPAASDVVRVKPGDDVTLPCQAGEASIRAAEWSRPDLEPDYVVFHRDGLSDPTHQHPSFKDRVQLVDRELKDGDVSLLLKNVSSNDAGTYECRVAAGGSRRKRAIIDTQPVRIIQLEVSGEFVEVSVSVCHVVAALYSMLILRVKHEEYRRYRRVNGGCSTVHSFPD from the exons ATGGATAAGTTTGTATTCCTGTTGACCCTTCTGTCTCCAGCAGCTTCTG atgTGGTACGAGTGAAACCTGGAGATGATGTCACTCTGCCATGTCAGGCCGGTGAAGCCTCCATCAGAGCTGCAGAGTGGAGCAGACCTGACCTGGAACCAGACTACGTCGTCTTTCACAGAGATGGACTCTCAGATCCAACCCACCAGCATCCATCCTTTAAGGACCGGGTGCAGCTGGTGGACAGAGAGCTGAAGGACGGAGACGTGTCTTTACTTCTGAAGAACGTGAGCAGCAACGACGCTGGAACATACGAGTGTCGAGTTGCAGCAGGAGGTTCAAGACGTAAGAGAGCCATTATTGACACTCAACCAGTCAGAATCATCCAGCTGGAGGTTTCAGGTGAGTTTGTGgaggtcagtgtgtctgtgtgccatgTTGTAGCTGCACTTTATTCCATGTTGATTCTGAGAGTCAAACATGAGGAATATAGAAGATATAGAAGAGTAAATGGAGGCTGTTCCACTGTTCACTCATTTCCTGACTAA